From the genome of Bosea sp. Tri-49, one region includes:
- a CDS encoding condensation domain-containing protein: MSQADSSRVLMPLTLPQLDFWEEFTFHPDEPIATVAHCLDIDGVTDGQALVAAITQTIAEADVLCVRFHVEPGRETPLQSCNPQLRPSLRQFDLRGFADPSQEARARMETDVAAPLDLRGEGLSAFWLLRVGEQRYLWYIRAHHIILDGYGFALIEQRCGQLYSQTLAGSEAGPAFHPFASFIAEEEAYRASRRHESDRAYWQDDFAAHAPLPVLHRGDKDASELPHEAYGVLSEGVSEGLRRLAMQMGIGWPDLLVLLSGLYLSRSLPRQRLDGREVLPFWLPFMSRWGSVAAHMPAMVVNILPFHLSFGSEESLEETLRANAVTLRTQRRHGRYRIEQIAMDNGMPEGSRYFFSPLINVLPFSAPAFHDCKVTREILGSGQGEGIDLTFRGQDDGSELSFAMSGDPTMFAREPFERHGEELPAFLARSLTVEALARSVAELLDEEREEALSAV, from the coding sequence ATGTCGCAGGCTGATTCGAGCCGCGTCCTCATGCCGCTCACCCTGCCGCAGCTCGACTTCTGGGAGGAGTTCACCTTCCATCCCGACGAGCCGATCGCGACCGTCGCGCATTGCCTCGACATCGACGGCGTCACGGACGGGCAGGCTCTGGTCGCGGCCATCACCCAGACCATCGCCGAAGCCGATGTGCTCTGTGTGCGCTTCCACGTCGAGCCGGGCCGCGAGACTCCGCTTCAGAGCTGTAATCCGCAGCTGCGCCCGTCTCTGCGGCAATTCGACCTGAGGGGTTTTGCCGACCCCTCCCAGGAAGCACGAGCGCGGATGGAAACGGATGTCGCGGCACCGCTTGATCTGCGCGGCGAAGGCCTTTCGGCGTTCTGGCTGTTGCGCGTCGGCGAGCAGCGCTATCTCTGGTATATCCGCGCCCACCACATCATCCTCGACGGCTACGGCTTCGCGCTGATCGAGCAGCGCTGTGGCCAGCTCTATTCGCAGACCCTGGCGGGCAGCGAGGCCGGTCCCGCCTTCCACCCCTTCGCCAGCTTCATCGCGGAGGAGGAAGCCTATCGCGCCAGCCGCCGGCACGAGAGCGACCGCGCCTATTGGCAGGATGATTTCGCCGCGCACGCCCCGCTGCCGGTGCTGCATCGCGGCGACAAGGATGCCTCGGAACTGCCACACGAGGCATATGGCGTACTGTCGGAGGGCGTCAGCGAAGGCCTGCGCCGACTCGCTATGCAGATGGGCATCGGCTGGCCCGATCTGCTGGTGCTGCTGTCTGGGCTTTATTTGTCCCGCAGCCTGCCGCGGCAGCGGCTCGACGGCCGCGAGGTCCTGCCCTTCTGGCTGCCTTTCATGAGCCGCTGGGGCAGCGTCGCCGCGCATATGCCCGCCATGGTCGTCAACATCCTGCCCTTCCATTTGTCGTTCGGGTCGGAGGAGAGCCTCGAGGAGACCCTGCGGGCGAATGCCGTCACGCTCAGGACGCAACGCCGCCATGGCCGCTACCGGATCGAGCAGATCGCCATGGACAACGGCATGCCGGAGGGCAGCCGCTACTTCTTCTCACCGCTTATCAACGTGCTGCCGTTCAGCGCGCCGGCCTTCCATGACTGCAAGGTGACGCGGGAGATCCTGGGCAGTGGCCAGGGCGAAGGGATCGACCTCACCTTCCGCGGCCAGGACGATGGCAGCGAGCTCAGCTTCGCGATGTCGGGCGACCCGACCATGTTCGCCCGGGAGCCGTTCGAGCGGCACGGCGAGGAGCTGCCCGCCTTTCTCGCGCGGTCGCTGACGGTCGAAGCGCTGGCTCGTTCGGTCGCAGAGCTACTGGATGAGGAGCGCGAGGAGGCTCTCAGCGCGGTTTGA
- a CDS encoding condensation domain-containing protein, whose product MAADFDHLLTRNEQLRLDAAMQKLAGTAAPSAPAAPAPTEYEEHVWLAQQQDPGAILKLVVACRLTGDVDLARLAGAVRDVVRAWPDLNSRFRFSEDGELHKRQAGEEGRFLRLIRAETREQALALILNRQGVSWNSESEPPFEALVIACPQETLLALIAHRILDEVAPVEKLLRALADAYAGRPVPSAQHVKAGVRGVGPAARETSAMLPGWMRRSANTITGHGAGGDVAPIPGLAGRCSARVNMDRLTGLEPGAPDRKILAHFAARFAGYLSALSGRGEIDLLLATGELADPPPELVDPGLPVLTIAGHGQTETMVGAILEHLGQAGAASPGLRADKGGRPTLTVSWLGDPADKLRIAGVAVERLPLPTLEDRPDLALAIGRDAQGGIVVELVTGQGLSPHIGPVLLERFLAWLDQGDVALPGLSSMVVELAQGPASAPAEELATDAVTALILAEFRTALNTPELRPEDDFFDHGGHSLIATRIIGRLLSQHGIEVHFNDLFSYPSAAALARKARRIGEANSEPVRAEVIEEAPSAPLSLAQASLWKAYAAFGFNEIFNLPFALDFLGPVDEALYGRAFTDVLERHPGLRSLFRQEGDAVLQQVVPASELSRYKWFWTSAESDGVERRDEALHHFDLTKELPFRLRFLIDPATGRQVLSFLFHHIVLDEWSVNLMMDEIAYCYRVRAAGGMPVWSDAPAPFHEFARLQDAAGVDQKHLGYWTDMLYGAPKPQPILLRQDRVEPAGEEASAAGGWVEFKLGREATEGLYALAKQSSASLFNVVYAGIAASLRELGSLTELVVGTSASGRSDAAFFDTVGYFTTVVAHRIRFDEAMSLGGLVGLVRNTINESLPSSEIPIDLVEEALGMTPGRDHLFEVFIQIHAKNKLNGELALPDGRSIAFRQVDPERHESMLGLHFEVMEEADLAGERSIRVLMSYRSEHYGPQEVERITATTSAVFALMGRDNGAQVRLAELGTHLPQG is encoded by the coding sequence CAACTCGCGCTTCCGCTTCAGCGAGGACGGTGAGCTGCACAAGCGCCAGGCCGGCGAGGAGGGGCGGTTCCTGCGCCTCATCCGGGCCGAGACGCGCGAGCAGGCGCTCGCGCTGATTCTCAACCGGCAAGGCGTGAGCTGGAATAGCGAGAGCGAGCCGCCTTTCGAAGCGCTCGTGATCGCCTGCCCACAGGAGACACTCCTCGCCCTGATCGCGCATCGCATCCTCGACGAGGTCGCGCCAGTTGAGAAGCTTCTTCGCGCGCTCGCCGACGCCTATGCCGGCAGGCCTGTGCCTTCGGCGCAGCATGTGAAAGCCGGGGTGCGTGGCGTTGGTCCGGCAGCGCGCGAAACGTCCGCGATGCTGCCTGGCTGGATGCGCAGAAGCGCCAACACTATCACCGGCCATGGTGCGGGCGGTGACGTGGCCCCGATCCCTGGGTTGGCCGGGCGCTGCAGTGCCCGGGTCAACATGGATCGGCTGACCGGGCTCGAACCGGGCGCGCCTGATCGCAAGATCCTCGCGCATTTCGCCGCGCGCTTTGCCGGATATCTCTCGGCACTCAGTGGCCGCGGCGAGATCGATCTGCTGCTCGCAACCGGAGAACTCGCCGATCCACCGCCGGAGCTGGTGGATCCTGGCCTTCCCGTCCTGACGATCGCTGGTCACGGGCAAACCGAGACGATGGTCGGCGCGATCCTGGAGCACCTGGGTCAGGCAGGCGCCGCGTCGCCAGGGCTACGGGCCGACAAGGGCGGCCGCCCGACACTGACGGTGAGCTGGCTGGGCGACCCTGCCGACAAACTCCGCATCGCCGGTGTGGCGGTCGAACGACTGCCGCTGCCGACTTTGGAAGATCGGCCGGATCTCGCGCTGGCCATCGGGCGCGACGCGCAAGGCGGCATCGTGGTCGAGCTCGTAACCGGGCAGGGCCTGTCGCCGCATATCGGCCCGGTCCTGCTGGAGCGCTTCCTAGCCTGGCTCGATCAGGGGGATGTGGCCTTGCCGGGCCTCTCGTCCATGGTCGTCGAGCTGGCGCAAGGCCCTGCTTCGGCTCCGGCCGAAGAGCTCGCGACCGACGCTGTAACGGCCCTGATCCTCGCCGAGTTCCGCACCGCCCTCAACACGCCCGAGTTGAGACCAGAGGACGACTTCTTCGATCATGGCGGCCATTCGCTGATCGCGACGCGCATCATCGGGCGCCTGCTCAGCCAGCACGGCATCGAAGTTCATTTCAACGATCTTTTCAGCTATCCGAGCGCTGCCGCGCTTGCCCGCAAGGCGCGTCGCATCGGCGAAGCGAACTCGGAGCCGGTGCGTGCCGAGGTGATCGAGGAAGCGCCGAGCGCGCCGCTCTCGCTGGCGCAGGCCTCGCTGTGGAAGGCCTATGCCGCCTTCGGCTTCAACGAGATCTTCAACCTGCCCTTCGCGCTCGACTTCCTCGGTCCGGTCGATGAAGCGCTGTACGGGCGTGCCTTCACCGATGTCCTCGAGCGCCACCCCGGCCTGCGCAGCCTGTTCCGGCAGGAGGGCGATGCTGTGTTGCAGCAGGTCGTGCCGGCCTCCGAGCTGTCGCGTTACAAATGGTTCTGGACGAGTGCGGAGAGCGACGGCGTCGAGCGCCGCGACGAGGCGCTGCACCATTTCGACCTGACGAAAGAGCTGCCCTTCCGCCTGCGCTTCCTGATCGACCCGGCGACGGGCCGGCAGGTGCTGTCCTTCCTGTTCCACCACATCGTGCTCGACGAGTGGTCGGTCAATCTGATGATGGACGAGATCGCCTATTGCTACCGCGTGCGCGCGGCCGGCGGCATGCCGGTCTGGTCGGATGCGCCGGCGCCGTTCCACGAATTCGCGCGGCTTCAGGACGCAGCCGGCGTCGATCAGAAGCATCTCGGCTACTGGACCGACATGCTGTACGGCGCGCCGAAGCCGCAGCCAATCCTGCTGCGCCAGGACCGGGTCGAGCCCGCCGGCGAGGAGGCGTCCGCTGCCGGCGGCTGGGTCGAGTTCAAGCTCGGCCGGGAGGCGACCGAAGGACTCTATGCGCTCGCCAAGCAGAGCAGCGCCTCGCTCTTCAACGTGGTCTATGCCGGCATCGCCGCTTCGCTCCGCGAACTCGGTTCGCTGACGGAACTGGTGGTCGGCACCTCCGCTTCGGGCCGTAGCGACGCCGCCTTCTTCGACACGGTTGGCTATTTCACCACCGTCGTTGCCCATCGCATCCGCTTCGATGAAGCGATGAGCCTCGGCGGGCTGGTCGGCCTGGTCAGGAACACGATCAACGAGTCGCTGCCATCGAGCGAGATCCCGATCGACCTGGTCGAGGAAGCGCTCGGCATGACGCCGGGCCGCGACCACCTTTTCGAGGTCTTCATCCAGATCCACGCCAAGAACAAGCTGAACGGCGAGCTGGCGCTGCCGGACGGTCGCAGCATCGCGTTCCGGCAGGTCGATCCCGAGCGGCACGAATCGATGCTCGGCCTGCATTTCGAGGTGATGGAGGAGGCCGATCTCGCCGGCGAGCGCTCGATCCGCGTGCTGATGAGCTATCGCTCCGAGCATTACGGGCCGCAGGAGGTCGAGCGGATCACGGCAACGACCAGCGCGGTCTTCGCGTTGATGGGGCGGGACAATGGGGCGCAGGTGAGGTTGGCCGAGCTGGGGACGCATCTGCCGCAGGGATGA